The following DNA comes from Halalkaliarchaeum sp. AArc-CO.
CTGTCCCCGGTGAATATTACGTTCGTGTACCTCGGGTTCGGAATCCTCTGGATCGCAACCACGGACTCCGCCGTCGTGCTTTTCGTCGCCGACCCGGACGTCGCTGCCTTCCTCCAGACGATCAAAGGCTGGGTCTTTGTGGCACTGTCAGCGGGTCTGATCTTCGGACTCACGCGGGTGCGTGAGCGACGGCTCGAACAGTCGGAACAGCGTCTCCGCACCGCCACCGAGCAGATCCAGGTACTCCACCGGGTGCTCCGGCACAACATCCGGAACGACGTCAACGTGATTCACGGCTACGTAGACATGGTTTACGACGAACTGGATACGTCGGAATCGAAAGCAAAACTCGACCACGCCCTCGAGCGTTCCAGACGGATCGCGACGATGAGCGACAAGATCCGGATCCTGGGCGAGCTCGACATCACCGACGAAACCTACGGGACAGTCGATCTCGTTCGGGTAACAGAACGCTGTCTCGAGGAGGCCAGTTTCGAGGACACTCCCGACATCACGGTTACCTCGACTGTTCCCGAACGAGCACCGGTACAGGCGACCCCGGCGATACGACACGGGATCGAAGAACTGCTCGAAAACGCGATCGAACACGCCGACGGCGCCGACGACGCGGTTCGGCTCACGATCGAGATTCGCCGGACCAACGGCGAGATCGAGCTGGTGATCGCGGACGACGGCCCCGGAATCCCGCCGCACGAACTGGCTCCCCTGGAGGCGGAATCGGAGTCTGAACTCCGGCACATGAGCGGCGTCGGACTGTGGATCGCGAAGTGGGTCTGTGAAGTACACGACGGGACGATCGACGTGGAAACCGGGAACGACGGAACCTCCGCGACGCTTCGATTCCATGCAGCGACCGAACCGGTGAGCGTCGAAGCGGCGATCGAACGAGCCAGAGAATCGCTTCCCGATTCAGCGCCAGTTCCGGCGTGAACACTATTTAAACCCTGTGCGTGAAGGAATGACATGGGGCGCTCGACGGGCTGTAGAGTCTCTCCGGCCGACCGCTAACAAAGGATTTATATAGAATCACAAACAATCGGGGAACGACTATGTCTCAGCGACAGCGCATGGGCAACCAGCCCATGATCGTACTTTCCGAGGAGAGCCAGCGGACGTCCGGCAAGGACGCCCAGACGATGAACATCACGGCCGGCAAGGCCGTCGCCGAGTCGGTTCGAACGACCCTCGGCCCGAAAGGGATGGACAAGATGCTCGTCGACTCGACGGGCAGCGTCGTCGTCACGAACGACGGCGTCACCATCCTCAAGGAGATGGACATCGACCACCCGGCGGCGAACATGATCGTCGAGGTCGCCGAGACCCAGGAGGACGAGGTCGGCGACGGGACGACCTCGGCGGTCGTGGTCGCGGGTGAACTCCTCGATCAGGCCGAGGAGCTGCTCGACCAGGACATCCACGCGACGACGCTCGCTCAGGGGTACCGCCAGGCCGCAGAGAAGGCCAAAGAACTGCTCGAAGAGCAGGCCATCGACGTCAGCGAGGACGACCGCGAGGTGCTCACCCAGCTCGCCGCCACGGCGATGACGGGCAAAGGCGCCGAGTCGGCCCGCGACCTGCTGGCCGAACTCGTCGTCGACGCCGTCACCGCGGTCGCCGACGACGACGGGGTCGACACCGACAACGTCTCCGTCGAGAAGGTCGTCGGCGGCTCCATCGACAACTCCGAACTCGTCGAGGGCGTCATCGTCGACAAGGAGCGCGTCGACGAGAACATGCCCTACGCGGTCGAGGACGCGAACGTCGCGCTGTTCGACGGTGCAATCGAGGTCAAGGAGACCGAAATCGACGCCGAAGTCAACGTCACCGACCCCGACCAGCTCCAGAAGTTCCTCGACCAGGAGGAAGAGCAGCTCCGCGAGTACGTCGACAAGCTGGTCGACGTCGGCGCCGACGTCGTCTTCGTCGGCGACGGAATCGACGACATGGCCCAGCACTACCTCGCCCAGGAGGGCATCCTGGCGGTCCGCCGGGTCAAAAGTGACGACTTCCGCCGGCTGGCCCGCGCGACGGGCGGTCAGGTCGTCTCCAACCTCGATGACCTCTCCGAGGAGGACCTCGGCTTCGCCGGCTCCGTCGCCCAGAAGGACGTCGGCGGCGACGAGCGCATCTTCGTCGAGGACGTCGAGGAGGCTCGCTCGGTTACGCTGATCCTCCGGGGCGGCACCGAACACGTCGTCGACGAAGTCGAGCGTGCGATTATCGACAGCCTCGGCGTGGTCCGCACGACTCTCGAGGACGGACAGGTGCTGCCCGGCGGCGGCGCACCCGAGACACAGCTGGCGCTGGACCTGCGTGACTTCGCCGACTCCGTCGGCGGCCGCGAGCAGCTCGCCGTCGAGGCGTTCGCCGACGCGCTGGAGGTCATCCCGCGCACGCTCGCCGAGAACGCCGGCCTCGACCCGATCGACTCGCTGGTCGACCTGCGCGCCCGCCACGACGGCGGCGAACGCGCGGCCGGGCTGGACGCCTACACCGGCGGCGTCATCGACATGCAGGAGGAGGGCGTCGTCGAACCCCTCCGCGTGAAGACTCAGGCGATCGAATCCGCCACCGAGGCGGCCGTGATGATCCTCCGGATCGACGACGTCATCGCTGCGGGCGACCTCCGCGCCTCCGGCGACGACGGCGGCGACGACGATATGCCCGCCGGCGGTGCCGGCGGTATGGGCGGTATGGGCGGTATGGGCGGCATGGGCGGCGCAATGTGAAGTCGGCCACAGCCTGACACCCATCCGACCGCCGGATCGCCGTTCGACCACCGGACCGGCGTCCGATCGCCGCATCCGCTCCGATCTTCGTTTCTTTCGCGTCGGACCATCGACCGAACAGTCCGTCCTCGGCATCCCCGGCACAGTTTCATCTGGCTGATGTTTTTATCCCTGCCACCCCAACTGTCGCACATGGCCGAACACGGCACCTACCTCGTCGGCGATCGCGTGTTCCCGTACTACCGGTTCGGGAGCGGCGACGTTCCGCTCGTCGTGCTTCCGGGGATAAGCGACGCGCTCCGACCGGCTGGCACGTCCACAGTCACCGGCGCGTTGCTCCAGTACGGCATGTTCAGAGCGTACCGCGAGTACGACGTGTGGATCGTCAGTCGACCTCGAGATCTCCCCGGGGAAGCGACGACTCAGTCGATGGCCGACGACTACGCCGCGCTGTTAGATCGGATCGGCGAGGCCCACGTGCTCGGGCTCTCGATGGGCGGACTGATCGCCCAGCATCTCGCGGCGGAGCACCCCGAACAGGTCCGACGGCTGGTGTTGGGGGCCGCGGGCGCCCGTGTCGGTCCAGAGGGGCGGGAGACGCTCGACCGCTGGGCGGCGTGGGGCGGAAAACACCGGTTCCGGGACGTGTACCTCGACGCCGTCGAGGTGTCGTACACTGGGTACCGAAAGCTGCTGTACCCGCCGATCGTGCGAGTGGCGTCCCGGCTGTTGCGCGAGCCCGCGGCGCCGGACGACTTCGTCGTTTCGTGTGCGGCGTGTCGCGACCACGACGGGCGCGAGGCGCTGTCGAAGATCGAGGCGTCGACGCTGGTCGTCGGTGGGAGTCACGACCACTTCTTCCCGGAGTCGACCCTGCGGGAGACTGCCGCCGGGATCGACGGCGCGAAGCTGGCGCTTTTGGGCGGCACCGGCCATGCCGCCTACGAGGAGCGACGCGGCGACTGGGACGCGACCGTCACGGCGTTCCTCACTGACGAGCTGTGATCGGGTGACGGCCGCCGCTCGAACCGATCGCAGCAAATCGATCCCATGTCCACACGTTTACCACGTCACGGAGTCACCTACTTCGCATGGCGCGAGAAGTCACACACACCGAAACCGGACCGCAGCGGCTCGACGAGGACGACATGGGCGACGACGGGGCGATCTTCGTCTGTCGGTGCGGGCTCTCCGCGAACAAGCCGTTCTGTGACGGGTCACACAACGCGACCCGCGACGAAGAGGAGGGCGCGGTGTACAAGTACGAAAACGACGACAGCGACGGCCCTCGAAGGGAAATCGAAGAGATCGTGTTCCGCGACGAAAGCTGAAGGCAGCCGAACGTGAGGGCGCTCTACAAGACGCCCATCTCGTCGAGCCGCTCGGGCAGATACGTGTCGGTAACGAAGTCGAGTCCGCGGGAGGCAAGCGCCTGCTGTTCGGCCTTCTTGTCGATGTCGAGCTGGAGCTGTATCTGTTCCTCCCAGAAGTCGGTCTGGAACCGCGGATCTTCCAGCTCCGACTCCAGGGCGTTTTCGTCCGAGTCAGAAAGAGGGTCCGTGGGAAGATCGTACTCGACGATGTCTTCCGGCCGGATGCCGACGTACTCGGCCTCCGGGGTCGCCAAATACTCCGAGAGGTGTGCCGACTTGATCGAGCCGTACGCCACCGAGCCGTAGATCCGGTAGGACCACGGGTCGCCGTCGGTAAACACCAGCGCCGGGATCCCCTGCTCGTCGTGGAGCCGCTTGATGATTCGACGGGTCGCCCGCGCCGGCTGTCCCTTGAGGTGGACGACCAGACAGTTGTACTCCTCGTCGAAGCCGTTCTCGACCAGCCGGTCGCGCATCCCGCCCGTCTCGACGGCCAGCATGAAGTCGACGTCGTGATCGAGGAATTCGATCGTGTCCGGATTGTTCGGGATCTGGTAGCCCCCCTCGCCGACGTCCTTCTGGCAGTGGATCTCCCGCTCCCCGCGCCGGGTCTGCTCGCGGAGTTCGAGGGGACCCATCAGCGTCGCGCCCGACTCCTCCGGGCGCATGTGGAAGTCCTCGCGGGTCACTTCCGAGACGATTTCGAGGTCCTCGACGAGCTGGTTCGACTCGTCTTGACTCGAGAACTGCGCCTCCTCGTTGTCCCACGATTCCGAGAGGTAGTACAGCTCACGCAGGGTCGAGGAACGCCCCTCTTCGAGCTGGTTTGCGAGGAACTCGATCGTGTAGGCCGCCTTCAGCAGCTTCCGGGCCCCGCGAACCGAATTCGCCGATCGAGTCGACGTTCGGTCGCCGTACACCCACACGCCCTTCTCCTCGTCGTACTCGATGTTGCTTTTCGTCCGAGTGGGCAGTGTCATCTCGGGGATCTGCCCCTCGGCGAACTGGTCGTAAAACTCCGCGGCGAGGGCGATGAGTTCCTCGCGTGCGTCCGCTTGTGAATCCTGTGTGCTCATGTATTATCCGTGATCAGGTGTCGATCGTCAGTTTCTCGGCGTCGATCCCGTCGACGTTGATGTCGAACGTCGCCTCCCCGTCGACGTCGTAGCTGAGCTGTGCCTCCTCGCCGGCGGCGACGTCGACCGTCCAGGTGAGGAAATACTCCCCGTCGACCTCCACTGCCGACGCGCCGTCGCCGATCGAGGAGGGTTTCTGGCTCACGATTTCGGTGATCTCGAGCTCTTCCCCCCGATCAGAGTAGTTCTCGACGTGCAGCGTGACGCTCCCGTTCTCGACGGTCCGTTCGACGCTGACGTTGTTCATGATCCGCGCGAGCGCGCCGTCGATGTTGGGCGGCTCCCGGCCGGTCACCTCCGACACCTTCTGGGCCATCTCCGGGAGGATCCGCCCGAGGACGTCCTGCTTTTCCCGGCGTTTTTGCATCGACCGCCGACGGTTGAGATAGGACTTCAACTCCCGGGACGCCTCCCGGATCGCCAGCTCGATCTCGTCTTCGATCTCCGGGACGTTCGCGATGGCGTCCTTCGACTCGCTGGTAAAGGGAACGTTCGTCGACGCGACGTGGACCATGATCACCGCCGGCCCATTGGGGACGCCGCTGCCGCCGGGCTGGTCGAGCCCGTAGTTGCGCCAGCCGATCCGTTTCACGACGTCGGTGGTCGCAC
Coding sequences within:
- a CDS encoding DNA topoisomerase IV subunit A, producing MSTQDSQADAREELIALAAEFYDQFAEGQIPEMTLPTRTKSNIEYDEEKGVWVYGDRTSTRSANSVRGARKLLKAAYTIEFLANQLEEGRSSTLRELYYLSESWDNEEAQFSSQDESNQLVEDLEIVSEVTREDFHMRPEESGATLMGPLELREQTRRGEREIHCQKDVGEGGYQIPNNPDTIEFLDHDVDFMLAVETGGMRDRLVENGFDEEYNCLVVHLKGQPARATRRIIKRLHDEQGIPALVFTDGDPWSYRIYGSVAYGSIKSAHLSEYLATPEAEYVGIRPEDIVEYDLPTDPLSDSDENALESELEDPRFQTDFWEEQIQLQLDIDKKAEQQALASRGLDFVTDTYLPERLDEMGVL
- the thsA gene encoding thermosome subunit alpha; this encodes MIVLSEESQRTSGKDAQTMNITAGKAVAESVRTTLGPKGMDKMLVDSTGSVVVTNDGVTILKEMDIDHPAANMIVEVAETQEDEVGDGTTSAVVVAGELLDQAEELLDQDIHATTLAQGYRQAAEKAKELLEEQAIDVSEDDREVLTQLAATAMTGKGAESARDLLAELVVDAVTAVADDDGVDTDNVSVEKVVGGSIDNSELVEGVIVDKERVDENMPYAVEDANVALFDGAIEVKETEIDAEVNVTDPDQLQKFLDQEEEQLREYVDKLVDVGADVVFVGDGIDDMAQHYLAQEGILAVRRVKSDDFRRLARATGGQVVSNLDDLSEEDLGFAGSVAQKDVGGDERIFVEDVEEARSVTLILRGGTEHVVDEVERAIIDSLGVVRTTLEDGQVLPGGGAPETQLALDLRDFADSVGGREQLAVEAFADALEVIPRTLAENAGLDPIDSLVDLRARHDGGERAAGLDAYTGGVIDMQEEGVVEPLRVKTQAIESATEAAVMILRIDDVIAAGDLRASGDDGGDDDMPAGGAGGMGGMGGMGGMGGAM
- a CDS encoding HAMP domain-containing sensor histidine kinase; the encoded protein is MSTRRLLALSPVNITFVYLGFGILWIATTDSAVVLFVADPDVAAFLQTIKGWVFVALSAGLIFGLTRVRERRLEQSEQRLRTATEQIQVLHRVLRHNIRNDVNVIHGYVDMVYDELDTSESKAKLDHALERSRRIATMSDKIRILGELDITDETYGTVDLVRVTERCLEEASFEDTPDITVTSTVPERAPVQATPAIRHGIEELLENAIEHADGADDAVRLTIEIRRTNGEIELVIADDGPGIPPHELAPLEAESESELRHMSGVGLWIAKWVCEVHDGTIDVETGNDGTSATLRFHAATEPVSVEAAIERARESLPDSAPVPA
- a CDS encoding alpha/beta hydrolase; the encoded protein is MAEHGTYLVGDRVFPYYRFGSGDVPLVVLPGISDALRPAGTSTVTGALLQYGMFRAYREYDVWIVSRPRDLPGEATTQSMADDYAALLDRIGEAHVLGLSMGGLIAQHLAAEHPEQVRRLVLGAAGARVGPEGRETLDRWAAWGGKHRFRDVYLDAVEVSYTGYRKLLYPPIVRVASRLLREPAAPDDFVVSCAACRDHDGREALSKIEASTLVVGGSHDHFFPESTLRETAAGIDGAKLALLGGTGHAAYEERRGDWDATVTAFLTDEL
- a CDS encoding CDGSH iron-sulfur domain-containing protein, yielding MAREVTHTETGPQRLDEDDMGDDGAIFVCRCGLSANKPFCDGSHNATRDEEEGAVYKYENDDSDGPRREIEEIVFRDES